In the Candidatus Hydrogenedentota bacterium genome, ATATAGGCATCGCCCAGTACTAAAGTACCGAAACGGCCTTGATCCAAGGCTTTTTTGATGAGCGCAGAATCGTCGGCAAATCGACTTTGGAAAATGCAGCCCAGCCGAACACCCGCTTTCTCCGTCGCAGTGATGATACGGTCAATGCGTTTGGTCGATACGTCCAGCGGCTTTTCAGATAAAATATGCTTGCCCGCTTCCGCACAAGCAACGGCAATTTCCATACGCATGCCGCTGGGCACACAAAGACAAATAGCCTGAATATCTTTGCGTTCAAGCATTTCCCGATAATCGGTATACATTGCCGCATCGTATTGGTCGGCGAGCCCTTTCGCCGTAGCCTCAACCACATCCGACACCGCCACCAGCTTCGCCGAAGGCACATCAGCAATCGCCGCCGCATGAACCGGACCAATATTACCGCAACCAATAATGCCATAACCGATCTTTGCCATAATCAACCTTTCTTTTCCTAGCGTCTCTAAAAAAACTTCAATCCATAGTGTACCTGCCCGCCGGGGGAGATGTCCACAGACGGCGGCAGCACAGCGCGACGGAGCCTTTAAAACGCTTCATCTTTACGTAAAAAACGCCACTTCCCGTAAGGAAGGGACGACAACAGAATCTTGCCAATGCGCACCCGCTTCAAATGAACCACCTCCAGACCGACGAGGGCGCACATGCGCCGAATCTGGCGCTTCCGCCCTTCCCACAAAATAAATTGCAAGCGCTGTCCAGACAAAGGGGTGACCTGTGCAGGCTTCAGTATCTTGTTGTCCAAAGAAAGACCATGGTTTAACAGAGACAGCGCTTCATCGGTAATCCGCCCTTTCACACGTACCAGATATTCTTTGTCGATCTTGTTGTTGCTGCCGATGAGGCTTCGCGCAATACGCCCGTCTTGGGTCAACACCAAGAGACCTTGCGAATCACTATCGAGTCGGCCCGCCGGCGCAAGCCCCCTGAAAGGCGGACGGGGAGCACGCTCCGAATCCCGGTCTCCGCCCCATAAATTGCCCTGCGTAATGAGTTGCACCGCAGGCACACAGCCGGGCTCAGGCTGCCCCGAAACATAGCCCACAGGCTTATTCAAGAGTACCGTGATTTTTTCCGCCAAGGCAGAGACAGCCCGTTCATCCAACCGGATATGGGCATCAGGGGCTACGCGGGTCGCACATACATCCACACAAACGCCGTCCACATAGACCCAGCCCTGTTCGATAAACGATTCGGCTTCACGGCGCGAACAGATACCCCGTGATGCCATCAATTTTGCTATGCGTACCGCTTCCATAGCCTCTATTATGCCTTATGCCTTCCGAGCCGACAAAAGAAGCGCCCCCGCACCGCCGCCGCGCCCCTGCCGCGCCCCTGCCTCGACCCGAAGCCCATCAGACAGATGCTTTTTCCGGTAACCGGTCCCCTGCCGCATCATGGCGCTGCCACCATGCCGCAAGGAGGCTCGCCGTAAGGATGCAAACAAACACAAAGATCGCCGCAGGAACAGCAGATTTTTTTTCCAGATGATTGAGCGCAAGCACTACGCCAAGCCCGGCGTTTTGCATACCAATCTCAATGGCGAGGGTTCGCCGCCGTTGTTGATTCATGCGGAACAACATGCCCACACCATAGCCGCCGACCATGCCGTATACATTCAGGATCAGACAGGCTGCCAACACCACCACCGTCATAGACGCGAGATAATCACGGTTCATAGCAATGACCATGCTGCAGATAAAGACGATGAAGGTGGCGGAAATGGCAGGGAAGACCGGCAGGATCCGCTCAATCGTGCCCTTAAATTTGTATTTGACCCACAAGCCCAACAAGAGCGGCGCCACCACCGTTTTAATCACGCTCAGGAACATGGCAAGAAAAGAGACATCCATCCGCGCGCCCGCAAGGAGCAGCGTCAAGCCCGGCGTGAGGATGGGACAGAGCAGCGTCGAAACCGTCGTGAGAGATACGGAATAGGCGACATCCGCCTTCGCGATATAACTCATCACATTGCTCGCCATAGCGCCGGGCGCAGCGCCTGTTAATACGAGCCCCACAACCAGCGCATCGGGAAGATGGAGCAGCCTCCCTACCCCGTACGCGCCCAAGGGCATGATCATAAATTGGGCGGCACTGCCCACCACCACGGGCCACGGCGCCTGCACAATACGTTTAAAATCTTCAAGCTCAAGCGCCGCACCAATGCCGAACACGGTCAGCGCGAAAAAGGAATTCATCCCCGGCTGCAACACCAAAAAAGGTGCGGGGAAAAGATAGGCTAAGATACCGAATGAGACCACCCATACGGTGAAATAGCGCGTATACCACGCCAAAATCTGTTTCATCGTGTCCGCCTTTATTTGCCTGATGCAGCGCGAAGTAAAGGGATAAGACCGCGTCGGGTCTCATGCCAAGCTGCCCATGCCGCACGCTGCACACAAGACGGCATCAGCCTAAGTTTTAAAGTGTACCACTATTGCTATTTCAGGCAAAAAAAAGCGGCGCAAGTCCTCACCCTTGCGCCGCACCCATTCACCCCAAACCGGAGATTAAGCTTGCTTCAGTTTTTTGACAATACGACCCGTCCACAGATCGATAAAGTCGTTCCCCAGCGTCTCCACCAAATCCACTCCCCGCCGGCGGGCAATATCAACCGCCCGATCCCGCGCCTGTTTCCGCGCCTCTTCCTGCTCCCCGGCACTGAGCCGACCCGAAGGATCCTGCTCTTTTAACGCCCGCACGTATTCACGATAGGTCGCGTCCACCGCCGCCTCCAAGGCTTCCAGCGCATCATTGACTTTACGCTGCCGCATCCCGCGCATCCATTCATGGCTCTTCAATAAGGTCCACAGTGCGCCCACGATGGAAGCAACACAAGCGAGCACTGCCTCAGAATGTAATAGACTCATCATTGATATCAACCTCCTTTCTATTGTTGACCGCGGAAACGATTGTCCACATGGACATGACCGTCTGCATAATCGTCCTTGACCCAGTCAAAATAACGACGGCAGATTTTCCCCACCGTTTTTTGCGCAACAACACGACCCGTTTCCGCCTCCTTTGCGATAAGATCGACTGCGATACCGCCGAAGCGGTTGAGGTGGTAGGATCCACGGGACACCAGTCCCCCATCTTCC is a window encoding:
- a CDS encoding rRNA pseudouridine synthase; translated protein: MEAVRIAKLMASRGICSRREAESFIEQGWVYVDGVCVDVCATRVAPDAHIRLDERAVSALAEKITVLLNKPVGYVSGQPEPGCVPAVQLITQGNLWGGDRDSERAPRPPFRGLAPAGRLDSDSQGLLVLTQDGRIARSLIGSNNKIDKEYLVRVKGRITDEALSLLNHGLSLDNKILKPAQVTPLSGQRLQFILWEGRKRQIRRMCALVGLEVVHLKRVRIGKILLSSLPYGKWRFLRKDEAF
- a CDS encoding bile acid:sodium symporter family protein, whose product is MKQILAWYTRYFTVWVVSFGILAYLFPAPFLVLQPGMNSFFALTVFGIGAALELEDFKRIVQAPWPVVVGSAAQFMIMPLGAYGVGRLLHLPDALVVGLVLTGAAPGAMASNVMSYIAKADVAYSVSLTTVSTLLCPILTPGLTLLLAGARMDVSFLAMFLSVIKTVVAPLLLGLWVKYKFKGTIERILPVFPAISATFIVFICSMVIAMNRDYLASMTVVVLAACLILNVYGMVGGYGVGMLFRMNQQRRRTLAIEIGMQNAGLGVVLALNHLEKKSAVPAAIFVFVCILTASLLAAWWQRHDAAGDRLPEKASV